A part of Carettochelys insculpta isolate YL-2023 chromosome 1, ASM3395843v1, whole genome shotgun sequence genomic DNA contains:
- the LRRC23 gene encoding leucine-rich repeat-containing protein 23 — MSDEEFDDDYSANEQEKEGEEGEEEKDPAEEEESLVPCLLTEELMKEGLSLLCKTGNGLAHAYVKLEAKEKDLTDISLLQNYIHLRYVDLSENKLRDLSPLGSLIHLLWLKVDGNRLTSPHLPELPYLQIASFAFNRIRDTDGITHPRLGSLSLKGNEIQVISGLDLGKLTSLHTLELRGNKLQTTAGLHLPKLRNLYLAQNFITHLEGLEELVQLTSLHLRDNKLETLDGFSKSMKCLQYLNLRGNGILNLQEMAKLQVLPMLRALVLMDNPCSDETEYRMEALVLLPHLERLDKDFFEEDERAEAQETRQRRQDEAQEVEESAQGEVSE, encoded by the exons ATGTCAGATGAGGAGTTTGATGATGACTACAGTGCCAACGAACAGGAAAAAGAGGgcgaggagggggaggaagagaaggacccagcagaagaggaggag AGCTTGGTCCCCTGCCTTCTGACAGAGGAGCTCATGAAGGAAGGCCTCTCTCTCTTGTGTAAAACTGGCAATGGGTTGGCACATGCCTACGTGAAACTAGAGGCAAAGGAAAA GGACCTGACAGATATCAGCCTTCTCCAGAACTACATTCACTTGCGTTACGTGGACTTGTCAGAGAACAAGCTGAGAGATCTGTCTCCGTTGGGCAGCCTCATCCACCTGCTATGGCTGAAGGTGGATGGGAATCGGCTGACCAGCCCccacctgccagagctgccctaCCTGCAGATTGCCAGCTTTGCCTTCAACCGCATCAGGGACACAGATGGCATTACCCATCCACGCCTGGGCAGCCTCAGCCTTAAAG GGAATGAAATCCAGGTGATATCAGGTCTGGATCTGGGGAAGCTGACAAGCCTGCACACACTGGAGCTGCGAGGAAACAAGCTGCAGACCACAGCGGGGCTGCATCTGCCAAAGCTCAGGAACCTTTACCTG GCCCAAAACTTCATTACCCACCTCGAGGGTCTGGAGGAACTGGTGCAGCTCACATCCCTGCATCTGCGTGACAACAAGCTCGAGACCCTGGATGGCTTCTCTAAGAGCATGAAATGCCTGCAGTACCTCAATCTGCG GGGCAATGGCATTCTGAACCTTCAAGAGATGGCaaagctgcaggtgctgcccatGCTGCGGGCGCTGGTGCTGATGGACAATCCCTGTTCTGATGAAACTGAATACCGGATGGAGGCTCTGGTGCTGCTTCCCCATCTTGAGCGTCTCGACAAGGATttctttgaggaagatgagcggGCAGAGGCTCAGGAGACACGGCAGCGACGCCAGGATGAGGCACAG GAAGTGGAGGAATCTGCACAAGGGGAAGTATCCGAGTGA
- the ENO2 gene encoding gamma-enolase isoform X1, whose protein sequence is MLLPRPYQGRLHPAAAAVGLEDTSSPLEVLHPSSAPSSSFQQHFPSLSLTTALRRGRPGSPCRLKRSMPGRSWTPAGIPPWKWICTRPKACSALQFPAALPPASTKLWSCETTTSSDSSAKGLSVVDQEKIDNLMLEMDGTENKSKFGANAILGVSLAVCKAGAAEKDVPLYRHIADLAGNTDLILPVPAFNVINGGSHAGNKLAMQEFMILPVGAESFRDAMRIGAEVYHNLKSVIKEKYGKDATNVGDEGGFAPNILENSEALELLKEAIDKAGYTEKIVIGMDVAASEFYRDGKYDLDFKSPDDPSRYISADELGDLYQSFVRDYPVVSIEDPFDQDDWEAWSKFTANVGIQIVGDDLTVTNPKRIEKAVEEKACNCLLLKVNQIGSVTEAIQACKLAQENGWGVMVSHRSGETEDTFIADLVVGLCTGQIKTGAPCRSERLAKYNQLMRIEEELGDEARFAGHNFRNPSVL, encoded by the exons ATGTTGCTGCCTCGGCCCTATCAGGGGCGTCtccatcctgctgctgctgccgttgGCTTAGAGGACACATCATCTCCCCTTGAGGTCCTGCATCCTTCCTCagctccatcctcctccttccagcaGCACTTTCCCAGTCTCTCGCTCACAACTGCCCTAAGAAG GGGAAGACCAGGATCACCATGTCGATTGAAAAGATCCATGCCCGGGAGATCCTGGACTCCCGCGGGAATCCCACCGTGGAAGTGGATTTGTACACGGCCAAAG GCATGTTCCGCGCTGCAGTTCCCAGCGGCGCTTCCACCGGCATCTACGAAGCTCTGGAGCTGCGAGACAACGACAAGTTCCGATTCCTCGGCAAAG GGCCTCTCGGTTGTGGATCAAGAGAAGATAGACAACCTTATGCTTGAGATGGATGGAACAGAAAACAAAT CTAAATTTGGAGCCAACGCCATCCTGGGTGTCTCTCTGGCTGTGTGCAAGGCAGGTGCTGCAGAGAAAGATGTGCCTCTGTATCGACACATTGCTGACCTGGCTGGGAACACTGACCTCATACTGCCTGTGCCC GCCTTCAATGTGATCAACGGAGGTTCCCACGCTGGGAACAAGCTGGCAATGCAGGAATTCATGATCCTGCCCGTGGGGGCGGAAAGCTTCCGGGATGCCATGCGCATTGGGGCCGAGGTTTATCACAACCTCAAGAGCGTAATCAAGGAGAAGTATGGGAAGGACGCCACCAACGTAGGGGATGAAGGTGGCTTTGCCCCCAACATTCTGGAGAACAGTGAAG CTCTAGAACTCCTCAAGGAAGCCATCGACAAAGCTGGCTACACTGAGAAGATTGTCATTGGCATGGACGTGGCAGCATCTGAGTTCTACCGTGATGGCAAATACGATTTGGACTTCAAATCCCCTGATGACCCCAGCCGCTACATCTCTGCAGATGAGCTGGGTGACCTCTACCAAAGCTTTGTTCGTGATTACCCAG TGGTGTCCATTGAGGATCCCTTTGATCAGGATGACTGGGAGGCCTGGTCCAAGTTCACAGCCAACGTGGGGATTCAGATTGTGGGGGACGACCTGACGGTGACAAACCCCAAGCGCATTGAGAAAGCAGTGGAGGAAAAAGCCTGCAACTGCCTCTTGCTCAAAGTTAACCAGATTGGATCGGTTACTGAAGCCATTCAAGC CTGTAAGCTGGCCCAGGAGAACGGCTGGGGGGTGATGGTGAGTCACCGGTCTGGAGAGACTGAAGACACCTTTATTGCAGACCTGGTTGTGGGCCTCTGTACTGGGCAG ATCAAGACGGGAGCCCCCTGCAGGTCTGAGCGACTGGCCAAGTACAACCAGCTCATGAG GATTGAGGAAGAGCTTGGGGACGAAGCTCGCTTCGCTGGACACAACTTTCGTAATCCAAGTGTCCTTTGA
- the ENO2 gene encoding gamma-enolase isoform X2 has protein sequence MSIEKIHAREILDSRGNPTVEVDLYTAKGMFRAAVPSGASTGIYEALELRDNDKFRFLGKGVLQAVDHINSTIAPALLGSGLSVVDQEKIDNLMLEMDGTENKSKFGANAILGVSLAVCKAGAAEKDVPLYRHIADLAGNTDLILPVPAFNVINGGSHAGNKLAMQEFMILPVGAESFRDAMRIGAEVYHNLKSVIKEKYGKDATNVGDEGGFAPNILENSEALELLKEAIDKAGYTEKIVIGMDVAASEFYRDGKYDLDFKSPDDPSRYISADELGDLYQSFVRDYPVVSIEDPFDQDDWEAWSKFTANVGIQIVGDDLTVTNPKRIEKAVEEKACNCLLLKVNQIGSVTEAIQACKLAQENGWGVMVSHRSGETEDTFIADLVVGLCTGQIKTGAPCRSERLAKYNQLMRIEEELGDEARFAGHNFRNPSVL, from the exons ATGTCGATTGAAAAGATCCATGCCCGGGAGATCCTGGACTCCCGCGGGAATCCCACCGTGGAAGTGGATTTGTACACGGCCAAAG GCATGTTCCGCGCTGCAGTTCCCAGCGGCGCTTCCACCGGCATCTACGAAGCTCTGGAGCTGCGAGACAACGACAAGTTCCGATTCCTCGGCAAAG GGGTCCTGCAGGCCGTGGATCATATCAACAGCACTATCGCCCCAGCTCTTCTGGGCTCT GGCCTCTCGGTTGTGGATCAAGAGAAGATAGACAACCTTATGCTTGAGATGGATGGAACAGAAAACAAAT CTAAATTTGGAGCCAACGCCATCCTGGGTGTCTCTCTGGCTGTGTGCAAGGCAGGTGCTGCAGAGAAAGATGTGCCTCTGTATCGACACATTGCTGACCTGGCTGGGAACACTGACCTCATACTGCCTGTGCCC GCCTTCAATGTGATCAACGGAGGTTCCCACGCTGGGAACAAGCTGGCAATGCAGGAATTCATGATCCTGCCCGTGGGGGCGGAAAGCTTCCGGGATGCCATGCGCATTGGGGCCGAGGTTTATCACAACCTCAAGAGCGTAATCAAGGAGAAGTATGGGAAGGACGCCACCAACGTAGGGGATGAAGGTGGCTTTGCCCCCAACATTCTGGAGAACAGTGAAG CTCTAGAACTCCTCAAGGAAGCCATCGACAAAGCTGGCTACACTGAGAAGATTGTCATTGGCATGGACGTGGCAGCATCTGAGTTCTACCGTGATGGCAAATACGATTTGGACTTCAAATCCCCTGATGACCCCAGCCGCTACATCTCTGCAGATGAGCTGGGTGACCTCTACCAAAGCTTTGTTCGTGATTACCCAG TGGTGTCCATTGAGGATCCCTTTGATCAGGATGACTGGGAGGCCTGGTCCAAGTTCACAGCCAACGTGGGGATTCAGATTGTGGGGGACGACCTGACGGTGACAAACCCCAAGCGCATTGAGAAAGCAGTGGAGGAAAAAGCCTGCAACTGCCTCTTGCTCAAAGTTAACCAGATTGGATCGGTTACTGAAGCCATTCAAGC CTGTAAGCTGGCCCAGGAGAACGGCTGGGGGGTGATGGTGAGTCACCGGTCTGGAGAGACTGAAGACACCTTTATTGCAGACCTGGTTGTGGGCCTCTGTACTGGGCAG ATCAAGACGGGAGCCCCCTGCAGGTCTGAGCGACTGGCCAAGTACAACCAGCTCATGAG GATTGAGGAAGAGCTTGGGGACGAAGCTCGCTTCGCTGGACACAACTTTCGTAATCCAAGTGTCCTTTGA